A stretch of Chloroflexota bacterium DNA encodes these proteins:
- a CDS encoding protein kinase: MNALVGERYEIMEQIGEGGAAIVYKARDILLDRPVALKVLREQYCLDPAFVGRLRQEARAAAGLSHPHIVEVYDYGKSDDHYYLVMQYVEGQNLKEYLSKRAPLPADQAVEIAQQILAGLQAAHTKGIVHRDMKPQNVLLTPEGVAKVGDFGLAKALSTPAITEAGMTIGSVHYLSPEQALGETATLASDIYAVGIILYEMLTGQLPFDGERAVQIALKHVRETPLSPRRLVPSIPLALEKIVLKAMAKDPQQRWSNASEMQQALEEYLALSRQATVPLSTLPWRRKGTPSKPPAQRRAIPAKRPTGKSIGILPFLLPLLLLSVFVLAGLGVLLVLSRGGLPLAQPTPQATAAQSVGAAPSPTAITPPIVTISPRPTILSPAAGSPSQTEIVLEDTSFNGSFRNPGESTYKGATATWLYGTRTDYSVMSAVFYLRDRPKGQATLTIRGMDSPDREKTRIVVLINDNVVFKGLNPFPDEVPAASEGPWGTHSWEFPNTFLQAGRNILTIKNLENSPNTDAPPWFMLDWAKIEFRETVE; the protein is encoded by the coding sequence ATGAACGCACTGGTTGGCGAGCGCTACGAAATCATGGAACAGATTGGCGAAGGGGGCGCAGCCATCGTCTACAAGGCGAGGGACATCCTCCTGGATCGGCCGGTAGCTCTAAAGGTGCTACGTGAGCAATACTGCCTTGACCCGGCGTTCGTCGGACGCCTCCGCCAGGAGGCCCGGGCAGCAGCAGGGCTTTCCCATCCCCATATCGTTGAGGTCTACGATTACGGTAAGAGCGACGATCACTACTACCTCGTTATGCAGTATGTTGAGGGTCAGAACCTTAAGGAGTATCTCTCTAAGAGGGCACCGCTACCAGCCGACCAGGCCGTGGAAATAGCCCAACAGATTTTGGCCGGACTCCAGGCCGCTCACACTAAGGGAATCGTCCACCGTGATATGAAACCTCAAAATGTGCTCCTCACGCCGGAAGGCGTAGCCAAGGTTGGCGACTTTGGCTTGGCTAAAGCCCTGAGCACACCGGCCATCACTGAGGCTGGTATGACCATCGGCAGCGTTCATTACCTCTCGCCCGAACAGGCCCTGGGTGAAACGGCTACGCTGGCCTCCGATATTTATGCCGTGGGCATTATTTTATACGAAATGTTGACCGGCCAGCTGCCCTTCGACGGGGAAAGAGCCGTACAGATCGCCCTGAAGCACGTGCGTGAGACACCCCTCTCGCCTCGCCGTCTGGTGCCCAGCATCCCCCTAGCACTCGAAAAGATCGTTCTCAAGGCTATGGCCAAGGACCCTCAGCAGCGTTGGAGCAATGCCAGCGAGATGCAGCAGGCGCTTGAGGAGTACCTGGCCCTCTCCAGGCAGGCCACGGTGCCGTTGTCCACCTTACCCTGGCGGAGGAAGGGAACACCATCTAAGCCCCCCGCTCAACGCCGGGCTATCCCGGCAAAGCGACCAACGGGCAAGTCCATCGGCATACTCCCCTTCCTGCTACCACTGCTGCTTTTGAGCGTGTTCGTGCTGGCAGGCCTCGGTGTACTTCTCGTGTTATCAAGAGGCGGCTTACCTCTGGCACAACCGACCCCCCAAGCGACAGCCGCCCAGTCCGTGGGAGCGGCTCCATCACCAACTGCAATCACTCCACCGATCGTTACCATCAGTCCACGTCCCACGATCCTTAGCCCTGCGGCGGGAAGCCCGTCCCAAACAGAGATAGTGTTAGAGGATACGAGCTTCAATGGTAGCTTCCGCAATCCTGGAGAGAGTACCTACAAGGGGGCTACAGCTACCTGGCTTTATGGCACCCGTACAGATTATTCTGTTATGTCAGCCGTCTTCTATTTACGAGACAGGCCAAAAGGACAGGCGACCTTAACCATACGGGGCATGGACTCACCCGATCGAGAGAAGACCAGGATCGTTGTGCTGATCAATGATAACGTGGTCTTTAAGGGCCTGAACCCTTTCCCTGACGAGGTGCCGGCAGCGTCAGAGGGACCCTGGGGAACACATAGTTGGGAATTCCCCAACACGTTCTTGCAGGCGGGACGCAATATTTTGACCATCAAGAATCTGGAAAACTCGCCCAACACCGATGCCCCACCCTGGTTTATGCTCGACTGGGCGAAGATAGAGTTCAGGGAGACTGTCGAATGA
- the murI gene encoding glutamate racemase: MINDHPIGLFDSGVGGLSIMREMQRLLPKENLLYFADTAHCPYGSRSPQEIRRLAHVITAFLVAEGAKLIVVACNTASVVALAHLRVNYALPFVGIVPAIKPAASTTQTKRVGVIATDATLQGAAFAELVEKFASNVILFSQSCPGLVELVEEGEVDGARAEQLLRMYLEPLINNDIDTLVLGCTHYSFLRPTIGKILNGLPLTIIDPAEAVARQVYRVLESKGWLNTTNDAPQEVFFTSGDPLSFRRIVEKISGQQPQRVQPVRLIVPEQSIET; the protein is encoded by the coding sequence ATGATAAATGACCATCCTATTGGGTTATTCGACTCTGGAGTAGGTGGGTTATCGATTATGCGGGAGATGCAGCGACTCTTACCTAAGGAGAACCTCCTGTACTTCGCCGATACGGCCCATTGCCCCTACGGCTCCCGTTCGCCCCAGGAGATCCGCAGGCTCGCGCACGTTATCACGGCCTTTCTCGTAGCAGAGGGGGCGAAACTCATCGTTGTCGCTTGTAATACGGCCTCTGTGGTCGCCTTGGCTCACTTGCGGGTGAACTACGCCCTTCCCTTCGTCGGGATCGTCCCCGCCATCAAGCCGGCTGCCTCAACCACCCAGACGAAGCGGGTCGGAGTCATTGCTACCGACGCCACCCTCCAGGGGGCGGCCTTCGCCGAGCTCGTCGAGAAGTTCGCCTCCAACGTCATCCTCTTCTCGCAATCTTGTCCAGGTTTAGTCGAACTAGTCGAAGAGGGTGAAGTGGATGGAGCCCGCGCTGAGCAACTGCTCCGGATGTACTTAGAGCCATTGATCAATAATGACATAGATACATTGGTGCTTGGCTGCACACACTACTCTTTCCTTCGTCCAACGATCGGCAAAATCCTGAATGGCTTGCCTCTAACCATCATAGACCCGGCCGAGGCGGTGGCTAGGCAGGTCTACCGTGTACTGGAGTCCAAGGGATGGCTGAATACAACGAACGATGCGCCACAGGAAGTGTTTTTCACTAGTGGCGATCCCCTGTCCTTCCGCCGCATAGTCGAAAAGATCTCCGGTCAGCAACCACAAAGAGTGCAGCCAGTCAGATTGATTGTACCAGAGCAGAGCATAGAGACATGA
- a CDS encoding glycosyl hydrolase family 18 protein: protein MRLPLYLLSCLLLTLAAIPIQPPNVAQADGSKIRRIIWAYYVPDDPASWASLQSYIGELDYVSPHWLKIDAKGELQSRENETVLSYIKSKGVKVLPSLTLAGSNSAETAHHLLTEAPIRERAINNIKNRLLAQGYDGIHIDFEGFDAADRPFLTDFMARLATTLHPVGKLVTMAVPAKESDTTTGWAGPFDYRALAPSNDLILLMAYGFRTSKSKVPGSVAPLPWVERCLRFAATEIPPDKLLLGVPFYGYDWTTGSTAPAQVRRYPETMAIAREQGARVEYDQESRSAHYRYLQQGQEHEVWFEDAASLAARLDLVDKYGLAGAGGWRLGHEDPQVWTVMQGRLAHRLWYLAEGSTAPPFHTWVLIQNPNRTAANVNITFFREDGSRVERQYRLGPTSRFSLFANEVVPNAAISTLIKSDQPIFVERAMYFGHDGHASVGITSGSTRWYLPEGRAGQGYDTWILLFNPGGEPADTRVTFMGEDGSIVERTYQLKPHSRFNLLANWVLPAGNFSTLIESNQAIITERATYFAGGGHGSTGSPITANRWYFAEGYTGPGYETNILLMNPNKMAAEATLTWMKEDGTTVRRTIGLRPTSRTTVYVNTIVLNAAFSTEVESTQPIVAERSMYFARQQGGHSSLGTPLAAREWYLPEGCTAYPFSEFVLIMNPGQSSTEAKVTFMKSDGGVISREYTLAPTSRLTIPVGDIVPNAALSTQVQATGPVVVERAMYFSEGRGGTATLGIRP from the coding sequence GTGCGGTTACCACTTTACCTCCTGTCTTGCTTGTTATTAACCCTGGCAGCTATACCAATTCAACCGCCAAATGTCGCCCAGGCTGATGGGAGTAAGATTCGGCGCATCATTTGGGCCTACTACGTTCCTGATGATCCCGCTTCCTGGGCCTCCCTTCAGTCTTATATCGGGGAGCTCGACTACGTTTCCCCTCATTGGCTCAAGATCGACGCAAAAGGTGAGCTTCAGAGCCGGGAAAACGAAACGGTGCTATCCTACATTAAATCGAAGGGCGTCAAGGTGCTGCCCTCACTCACCTTGGCTGGCAGCAACAGTGCAGAGACAGCCCATCATCTTCTAACCGAAGCGCCCATCAGAGAGCGGGCCATTAACAACATCAAGAACAGGCTCCTGGCCCAAGGTTATGATGGTATCCATATCGACTTTGAGGGCTTCGACGCGGCCGATCGCCCCTTCCTCACTGACTTTATGGCCCGTCTGGCCACCACTTTGCACCCGGTAGGCAAGCTAGTGACTATGGCCGTGCCAGCCAAAGAGAGCGATACGACCACCGGCTGGGCCGGCCCCTTCGACTATCGCGCCTTAGCCCCCTCTAATGACCTTATCCTGCTGATGGCCTACGGCTTCCGCACCTCTAAAAGCAAGGTACCAGGGTCGGTGGCCCCATTGCCCTGGGTGGAAAGATGTCTTCGTTTCGCTGCCACAGAGATACCACCCGACAAGCTGCTGCTCGGCGTTCCTTTCTACGGCTATGATTGGACTACCGGCTCCACAGCTCCAGCCCAGGTGCGGCGCTATCCGGAGACAATGGCTATCGCCAGGGAACAGGGAGCACGTGTGGAATACGACCAGGAGAGTCGCTCTGCTCACTACCGTTACCTCCAGCAAGGACAAGAGCACGAGGTTTGGTTTGAGGATGCAGCCAGCCTCGCTGCTAGACTCGATCTGGTTGATAAGTATGGCCTGGCTGGAGCCGGGGGCTGGCGTCTGGGACACGAAGACCCGCAGGTCTGGACGGTTATGCAGGGGCGTCTGGCGCATCGCCTCTGGTATCTGGCCGAAGGCTCTACCGCCCCACCCTTCCATACTTGGGTGCTGATTCAGAACCCTAATCGAACAGCAGCTAACGTGAACATAACTTTCTTCCGGGAGGATGGCTCCCGCGTAGAAAGGCAGTATCGTCTAGGGCCAACCTCCCGTTTCAGTCTCTTCGCTAATGAGGTAGTACCCAACGCCGCCATCTCAACGTTGATCAAGTCTGATCAACCGATATTCGTGGAACGGGCGATGTACTTCGGACATGATGGCCACGCCTCGGTGGGAATAACGAGCGGCTCAACTCGCTGGTATCTGCCTGAGGGTCGCGCCGGGCAGGGATATGATACCTGGATCCTTTTGTTCAACCCCGGCGGGGAGCCAGCCGACACCAGGGTAACCTTTATGGGCGAAGATGGTTCAATCGTAGAGCGCACTTATCAACTGAAGCCCCATTCTCGCTTCAACCTTCTAGCCAATTGGGTCCTACCGGCCGGGAATTTCAGTACCCTCATCGAATCGAACCAGGCCATCATCACCGAAAGAGCAACGTATTTCGCTGGGGGAGGACACGGCTCGACCGGCAGCCCTATCACAGCAAACAGGTGGTACTTCGCTGAGGGATACACCGGTCCAGGCTATGAGACTAATATCCTCTTGATGAACCCAAATAAGATGGCGGCCGAAGCCACCCTGACCTGGATGAAGGAGGATGGCACGACCGTGAGGCGAACTATCGGTCTGCGGCCAACGAGTCGCACGACAGTTTATGTCAACACCATTGTTCTCAATGCTGCCTTTTCCACCGAGGTGGAATCCACCCAGCCAATCGTGGCCGAGCGATCGATGTATTTTGCCAGGCAGCAGGGTGGACACAGCTCGTTGGGCACGCCCCTCGCTGCCAGGGAGTGGTATCTGCCGGAGGGTTGCACGGCTTATCCTTTCAGTGAGTTCGTTCTGATCATGAATCCCGGACAGAGTTCGACCGAAGCCAAGGTCACCTTTATGAAGAGCGATGGAGGGGTAATATCGCGCGAATATACCCTGGCGCCAACAAGCCGGCTGACCATCCCCGTAGGAGATATCGTTCCCAACGCGGCCCTTTCCACCCAGGTGCAGGCCACTGGACCGGTCGTCGTCGAACGGGCCATGTACTTCTCGGAGGGGCGTGGTGGAACGGCTACCCTTGGGATTCGACCATAG
- the lipB gene encoding lipoyl(octanoyl) transferase LipB, producing MTKRRCLVLNLGLVEYRQSLALQERLVEERRADRIDNLLLLLQHPPVITIGRRGHKENILASPSVLDREGITICETNRGGDVTYHGPGQLVGYPILRLADYACDPLEYLRRLETVIIRALSHWGIEARQVPGYTGVWIGESKVAAIGIAIRHGITMHGFALNVNTNLDHFALIVPCGLNDKAVTSMAAYRNQKVDFTAVMEHITEHFGQGFGAEMVNLPVEDAAQYSKNFLLEMPL from the coding sequence ATGACCAAAAGAAGATGCCTCGTCTTGAATCTGGGACTCGTCGAGTATCGCCAGTCCCTTGCCCTTCAAGAGAGGTTGGTAGAGGAACGCCGTGCCGACCGTATCGACAACCTCCTTCTCTTGCTCCAACATCCCCCAGTCATCACTATTGGACGCCGTGGACATAAGGAAAACATACTGGCCTCACCATCCGTCCTGGACAGGGAAGGAATAACCATCTGTGAAACCAATCGTGGTGGGGATGTAACTTACCACGGGCCTGGCCAGCTGGTCGGCTATCCCATTCTAAGGCTGGCCGATTACGCCTGTGATCCACTTGAATACCTTCGCCGCTTGGAAACCGTCATAATCAGAGCCCTAAGCCATTGGGGCATCGAAGCCAGACAGGTTCCCGGCTATACCGGCGTATGGATTGGTGAGTCCAAGGTGGCCGCCATCGGCATCGCCATCAGGCACGGTATCACCATGCACGGCTTCGCCCTTAACGTCAACACCAATTTAGACCACTTCGCCCTGATCGTCCCTTGTGGACTCAACGACAAGGCTGTAACCTCGATGGCTGCTTATCGGAACCAGAAGGTAGATTTTACGGCCGTAATGGAGCATATAACCGAACACTTTGGGCAGGGATTCGGTGCAGAGATGGTGAACCTTCCTGTCGAAGACGCTGCTCAATATTCGAAGAATTTCCTCTTGGAAATGCCTCTTTGA
- a CDS encoding AAA family ATPase, whose translation MGRVIAVANQKGGSGKTTTTRALGSALAERGRYVLMVDLDPQGSLSEGCGLPLYTLEKTTYHLLLGTAKIDEVIVSVELNLDLVPANIHLSAAELQLVNMNRREDKLKNVLKPVRDHYHYILLDCPPSFGLLTVNALSAADSVLIPMTCDYYTMLGVRLLLDTVREIQSEVNPSLTIEGILATRYDGRTLHSREILERTKDGLGAHIRVFGAVVRESVRFKESPIKGESILTYASFSDGARAYRQLAEELDNV comes from the coding sequence GTGGGACGCGTCATAGCCGTAGCTAATCAGAAGGGGGGATCAGGGAAGACTACCACGACCAGGGCGTTAGGCTCGGCCCTGGCTGAACGTGGTCGATATGTTCTCATGGTCGACCTGGATCCGCAGGGAAGCCTCTCAGAAGGATGCGGCTTACCCTTGTACACTTTGGAGAAGACGACTTATCATCTGCTGTTAGGAACAGCTAAGATCGATGAGGTTATCGTTAGCGTGGAGCTGAATCTTGACCTGGTTCCGGCTAATATCCATCTATCAGCGGCGGAGCTGCAGTTGGTTAATATGAATAGGCGAGAGGATAAGCTCAAGAATGTCCTCAAGCCTGTACGTGATCATTATCACTACATCTTGCTGGATTGTCCACCCTCCTTTGGTCTGCTTACAGTAAATGCCCTTTCTGCGGCAGATAGCGTACTCATCCCGATGACGTGCGACTATTATACGATGCTCGGGGTTCGACTTCTCCTGGACACTGTGCGAGAGATTCAGTCCGAGGTCAATCCCAGTCTGACCATCGAGGGTATTCTGGCGACCAGATACGATGGGCGTACTCTGCATTCTCGGGAAATCCTGGAGAGGACCAAGGATGGTCTAGGTGCTCACATACGGGTATTTGGTGCTGTAGTTCGCGAGAGTGTTCGCTTTAAAGAATCACCTATCAAGGGCGAGTCGATTCTCACTTACGCCAGTTTCAGTGACGGGGCACGCGCCTACCGTCAGTTAGCGGAGGAGCTCGACAATGTCTAA
- a CDS encoding helix-turn-helix domain-containing protein — protein MPEELAKPAQVAKRLDLAPSTLRVYSSKFAEVLSESASNPPLSADGKAGHRLYTPRDITILAKAKDLLSKGMTYDQVLGELRSIYGASRRSRLTAERGEAEAVALPGYSTIAHLERILSATGAALANTQKLAEIWQQEALERKRELAELQERVEAFIERYESEIGEIKDRLKHLEEQPSSFFLRLFGR, from the coding sequence ATGCCCGAGGAATTGGCGAAGCCGGCCCAAGTGGCTAAGAGGCTGGACCTGGCCCCCAGTACACTACGCGTTTATTCGAGTAAGTTCGCTGAGGTCCTATCGGAATCAGCCAGTAACCCTCCTCTTTCAGCAGATGGCAAAGCGGGTCATCGCCTTTACACCCCACGGGATATCACGATCCTGGCCAAGGCCAAGGACCTCCTCTCTAAGGGTATGACCTATGACCAGGTGCTGGGTGAGCTTCGCTCTATTTATGGGGCCTCACGGCGAAGTAGGTTGACAGCTGAGAGGGGAGAGGCAGAGGCTGTTGCCTTACCGGGCTACTCGACTATAGCGCATCTGGAGAGGATCTTATCTGCAACTGGTGCTGCGCTAGCTAACACCCAAAAACTAGCGGAGATCTGGCAACAGGAAGCCTTAGAGCGGAAGAGGGAGTTGGCCGAACTCCAAGAGAGAGTGGAAGCGTTTATAGAGCGTTACGAAAGTGAAATTGGGGAGATCAAGGACAGGCTGAAGCATCTGGAGGAGCAGCCGTCAAGCTTTTTTCTTCGTCTCTTTGGTCGCTAA
- a CDS encoding XTP/dITP diphosphatase, with product MIKLLIATRNPAKVREYSQLLACLPLRLVSLVDEQITLIVEETGQTFAENAKLKASQYASASGLLTLADDSGLEVEALNGAPGVRSARYAGPRATNADRIRLLLQQLQDFPWEKRAARFRCAIAVATPTNEVYLSEGRCDGVISFEPRGKYGFGYDPVFFLPEYNKTMAELRPEEKDRLSHRAKAAQGARAILQQLLVAAETSFSDQRDEEKSLTAAPPDASACP from the coding sequence ATGATCAAACTGCTTATCGCTACTCGGAATCCAGCTAAAGTGCGCGAGTATTCCCAGTTACTGGCCTGTTTACCCCTTCGGTTAGTCTCCCTTGTAGATGAGCAGATCACTCTGATCGTCGAAGAGACTGGCCAAACGTTCGCTGAGAACGCTAAATTGAAGGCATCTCAATATGCCTCCGCCAGTGGGCTTCTCACTCTGGCCGATGATTCGGGGTTGGAGGTTGAAGCCCTGAACGGGGCTCCTGGCGTTCGCTCAGCCCGCTACGCCGGGCCAAGAGCCACCAATGCCGACAGAATCCGTCTCCTTCTCCAGCAGCTGCAAGACTTCCCTTGGGAAAAGCGTGCGGCTCGTTTTCGCTGCGCCATAGCTGTGGCTACACCAACCAATGAGGTCTACTTGAGCGAGGGGCGCTGCGATGGTGTCATATCCTTTGAGCCCAGGGGTAAGTACGGCTTTGGTTACGATCCAGTGTTCTTTCTGCCCGAGTATAATAAGACGATGGCCGAGTTGAGACCCGAGGAAAAGGACCGTCTTAGCCACCGGGCCAAGGCAGCGCAGGGAGCACGAGCGATCCTACAACAATTGCTCGTGGCTGCCGAGACCTCCTTTAGCGACCAAAGAGACGAAGAAAAAAGCTTGACGGCTGCTCCTCCAGATGCTTCAGCCTGTCCTTGA
- the lepB gene encoding signal peptidase I produces MIAIVQKLLKTAFAALLIEFLETALLTLLIFALVRGTIQNFRIEGSSMEPTLHDGQYLMINKAMYWQINGNILARLLPGDQSLDGKTLFLFHPPERGDIIVFKYPRDVRRDFIKRVIAIPGDTVEIRQGKVFINGQPLQEDYVASKPNYSWGPQQIPPGYYFVLGDNRNYSSDSHIWGLVPAEDIIGKAWLRYWPPNQWGLLPSPSLMANGSR; encoded by the coding sequence ATGATAGCAATAGTCCAGAAACTGTTAAAGACAGCTTTCGCGGCACTGCTGATCGAATTCTTAGAGACGGCTCTACTGACACTACTCATCTTTGCCCTGGTGCGAGGCACGATCCAGAATTTCAGGATAGAGGGCAGCAGCATGGAGCCAACCCTCCATGACGGTCAGTACCTGATGATCAATAAAGCCATGTACTGGCAGATCAACGGGAACATTCTTGCGCGCCTCTTGCCTGGCGACCAATCTCTAGATGGAAAGACGCTCTTTTTATTTCATCCTCCTGAGCGTGGAGACATCATCGTATTCAAATACCCCAGGGATGTGCGCCGTGATTTCATCAAGCGTGTCATCGCTATTCCAGGCGATACTGTAGAAATAAGGCAAGGCAAGGTGTTCATAAACGGGCAACCATTGCAGGAAGATTATGTGGCCAGCAAGCCAAACTACTCATGGGGACCTCAACAAATCCCCCCGGGCTATTATTTTGTATTGGGTGACAACCGAAATTACAGCAGTGACTCTCACATCTGGGGATTAGTGCCTGCCGAGGATATAATCGGCAAGGCATGGCTTCGCTATTGGCCACCGAATCAGTGGGGTCTACTGCCCAGTCCCTCTCTTATGGCCAATGGATCTCGCTAA
- a CDS encoding macro domain-containing protein, which translates to MAEIVLVQGDITELEVDALVNAANNHLWMGGGVAGAIKKRGGREIEEEAVRKGPIEIGEAVVTGAGRLKAQYVIHAAVMGQDLRTDAEKIRLATQNSLRRAEELHIKNIAFPALGTGVGGFPKEKAAQVMLEEVRKHLQGPTGLERIVFALFGEDAYLVFERELARLQSA; encoded by the coding sequence ATGGCTGAAATCGTGTTGGTGCAGGGGGATATTACAGAGCTCGAGGTGGACGCCCTGGTGAATGCGGCCAACAACCATCTCTGGATGGGTGGAGGTGTGGCTGGGGCCATAAAGAAGAGGGGTGGCCGTGAGATAGAGGAGGAGGCTGTACGGAAAGGGCCCATTGAAATCGGCGAAGCGGTCGTCACTGGAGCAGGACGGCTAAAGGCGCAATATGTCATCCATGCGGCGGTGATGGGACAGGACCTGCGTACCGATGCGGAGAAGATACGCCTGGCCACACAGAACAGCCTACGAAGAGCGGAGGAGCTGCACATAAAGAATATCGCTTTTCCTGCTTTGGGTACAGGTGTCGGAGGCTTTCCCAAGGAGAAGGCCGCTCAAGTCATGTTGGAAGAGGTCCGTAAACATCTGCAGGGACCTACGGGATTGGAAAGGATCGTTTTCGCCCTATTTGGTGAAGATGCTTACCTTGTCTTCGAGCGTGAGCTGGCTAGGCTACAGTCGGCTTAG